The following nucleotide sequence is from Cucurbita pepo subsp. pepo cultivar mu-cu-16 unplaced genomic scaffold, ASM280686v2 Cp4.1_scaffold000406, whole genome shotgun sequence.
TCCAGAACTGTCGGATGATGATGTCAAAACAGGTGTCAGTTTTGCATCGGCGGACTCGGGGTTTGACGATTTGACTTCTATGATATCCAATGTCATTCCTGTGATGAAGCAAATTGAtcttttcaaaaattacaTTCAAAGGCTTCAAGGGATTGTGGGTGTGGACGAAAGCAGAAGGATTATTGGTAATGCTTTGGTTGTTATCAGTGCAGGAACTAATAACTTAAACATTAATTTCTATGACCTTCCGACAAGACAACTACAATACAATATTAGCGGTTACCGAGGTTTTATACAGAATAGACTACAAAGCTTGATCGAGGTAAATTATCTTAACATTAAAAACTTTCTAGTATGTGTCttgttttcattattaatattttaaaacataattctCATTGAAAATTGACAGGAAATTTACCACCTTGGATGCCGTTATACAGTCGTCGCTGGCCTCCCTCCGGTTGGTTGTCTTCCCATTCAAGAGACTATATCATTTCAAAATCCCTTCCACCGAGTACGTTTTGAGGATCAAAATTCAGATTCCAAAGACTACAACCAAAAGCTTTCAAAGCTACTCAGCAATTTACAATCACAACTACATAGAAGCACGATTTTGTATGCTGGCATTTATACCCCTCTCATTGATATGGTCATTAATCCTAAAAAATATGGTAAGTCAATTCCGTAAATATTTATGGGAAATCAAGGTTTGAGAACCATTTTCAACTAATTTTTGGTTCGGGGCATATGTTGAGCAGGTTTTGAGCATATAGAGAAGGGTTGTTGTGGAATTGGATTAGTAGAAGCGGGGCCTCTATGTAATGTAATTATCCCAACGTGTAAAGATCCATCAAAATTTATGTTCTGGGATAGCATTCATCGGACTGAAGCAGCCTATAAGTTTGTCACTAAATCGCTTCTCAAACAATTTTTGAATCATCTAAATTTAAACGGATGGTATTTTAGCTAGTTCTAGTactaagattttaaatttttaattaatttcgtGCTAATATTCTCCCGGTCAAGTATTTACagtatttcttttaatttagtcATCGGGAATAATACATTCTATCGATGAAAAGTTTGAAGGTCGATAAAATTGTATATTTTCCTCTGTTTTAATGATATGGAATGTGATGGATATGGACTAACCAAGAATGTAGGTggagaattaattaattttacttatttaatgaacaatttgtttgtgatccaatcataaactaaGTCTTCCGAAGAATTTGCCATGATATAGCTGATCCATGCATAATATCACGAAAAATGGGTAGCTTAAAGCGGGCTCTAGGTTATTCTGTTGTTTTGACTCTGAGTCTTTCTTAGTTTGAGAGCACTAGGAacgtaacgacccaaaattttctacttaatttaagtttGCTACTgtataaatatcataaacattgaatgtggaaatacttcatttaaatccCATAAAACGTAACCCTTATCTTAAATCAcaaccatggacttacgtgcttcgaaaacatctttaaaaaaacgacacaacaaaagattaaataaaataaataaacatttaagttaaaaacatcctattctagcccaagtctaagaaaataaataccactatcctatgcatgtgccatggtctcgagttgcgatgtttTCGTCAGCcatacaggaatgtcttgccttagcgtgaaaaatgtagtagcacatggcttgagtatttaaagaaatactcgaTAAGTGACCCTattattggggttaaatgcaagaacatgcgaatgcaatgacgggacctatcctttcaatctattttcctacggtactgtcctaacgggtaatttagacgtgtaccatatactctacacacagcccatacgtgcgagtatggactcaccaaTCAATttgcacaccgctgggccacctTTCTTGTCAGGCGAGCATACTTTGGGAGTTCCTTAGGCCGGACActcgttagaactagtaaccgtcacgacagCGCTATTCAAAACATAACGATTGTTGtactgccattggatgtacgcgtccgtaccctcgtgatgtaataggggtatccccc
It contains:
- the LOC111785227 gene encoding GDSL esterase/lipase At2g30310-like, producing the protein MIASKLGIKELVPQFLDPELSDDDVKTGVSFASADSGFDDLTSMISNVIPVMKQIDLFKNYIQRLQGIVGVDESRRIIGNALVVISAGTNNLNINFYDLPTRQLQYNISGYRGFIQNRLQSLIEEIYHLGCRYTVVAGLPPVGCLPIQETISFQNPFHRVRFEDQNSDSKDYNQKLSKLLSNLQSQLHRSTILYAGIYTPLIDMVINPKKYGFEHIEKGCCGIGLVEAGPLCNVIIPTCKDPSKFMFWDSIHRTEAAYKFVTKSLLKQFLNHLNLNGWYFS